In Bifidobacterium sp. ESL0775, the following are encoded in one genomic region:
- a CDS encoding biotin--acetyl-CoA-carboxylase ligase: MTNTNDSAISRRETAIARDYADFARQTGATKPELPRTWKAADDLIALAAVDSTNILARTMMANGELPVVGEDGHARMAVICADAQTAGHGRLGRQWSAQAGGASFLVTYATALPERLVVDPARNGWFTIAAGLASLDALNGALAECGAKPLDSSHGLQLKWPNDIFYDGHKLGGILAELVELPDTANSMMVPWDVSAKSPADSHDERLGNEPRNARGVHAKVIMDGRGIATNECRVEGEETVANVQKITGPTSERAVGVMFGIGMNLDIAREALPTPVSTSLQLLYAPLPDSPTLRDMVAARLAESLRSRLARLAAGTQEAFDDLLAETRPVCWTLGRQVEAKFTDGLTLRGKALSLNPDASLVIEDSRGVCRTVHTADVGVLA; encoded by the coding sequence ATGACTAATACCAATGATTCCGCGATTTCCCGGCGCGAGACGGCCATCGCTCGGGACTATGCTGATTTCGCGCGGCAGACGGGGGCGACGAAGCCCGAGTTGCCGCGGACCTGGAAGGCAGCCGATGATTTGATTGCGCTCGCGGCCGTTGATTCCACCAACATCCTCGCCCGGACCATGATGGCGAACGGCGAATTGCCGGTGGTTGGCGAGGACGGGCACGCCCGCATGGCCGTGATTTGCGCGGACGCGCAGACGGCGGGACACGGCAGGCTCGGACGGCAGTGGAGCGCGCAGGCCGGAGGTGCCTCGTTCCTGGTCACCTACGCCACGGCGCTGCCCGAGCGACTGGTGGTCGACCCGGCGCGCAACGGGTGGTTCACCATCGCGGCCGGGCTCGCCTCACTGGACGCGCTCAACGGCGCGCTGGCCGAATGTGGCGCGAAACCGCTCGATTCGAGCCACGGTTTGCAGCTCAAATGGCCCAACGACATCTTCTATGATGGCCACAAGCTCGGCGGCATCCTAGCGGAGCTGGTTGAGTTGCCGGATACGGCGAACAGCATGATGGTGCCTTGGGATGTTTCAGCAAAGAGTCCTGCGGATTCGCACGATGAGCGTCTTGGAAATGAACCCAGAAACGCCCGTGGTGTGCACGCGAAAGTGATCATGGATGGACGAGGAATCGCAACGAACGAGTGTCGGGTGGAGGGTGAGGAAACGGTTGCCAATGTGCAAAAGATTACTGGTCCCACGAGCGAGCGTGCCGTCGGCGTGATGTTCGGCATCGGGATGAATCTCGACATCGCGCGCGAGGCGCTGCCCACCCCGGTTTCCACGTCGCTGCAGCTGCTCTATGCGCCGTTGCCCGACTCGCCGACGTTGCGCGACATGGTGGCCGCGCGCCTGGCCGAATCCTTGCGCTCGCGTTTGGCGAGGCTAGCTGCCGGCACGCAGGAGGCCTTCGACGACCTGCTCGCCGAGACCCGTCCGGTCTGCTGGACGCTCGGCCGCCAGGTAGAGGCGAAGTTCACCGATGGCTTGACGCTACGCGGCAAGGCGCTCTCCCTGAACCCCGACGCCTCGCTGGTCATCGAGGACAGTCGCGGCGTGTGTCGCACCGTCCACACCGCCGATGTCGGCGTGCTGGCCTGA
- a CDS encoding biotin carboxylase N-terminal domain-containing protein, producing MVKNVNKLLVANRGEIALRVIRTAHEMGIPTVAIYAEQDRDAQYVEMADEAYLLHGDSYRAYMDEDLIIDVLHRSGADAVHPGYGYLSEIASFADKVIKAGATWIGPSPTALTDLGDKITARRVAKRAHVPPVPGLSEPVSNMRELLTFAQINGYPVMMKRTDGGGGKGITLVHNDDELRSFYMNHDALEGGDLNEYFVELFIDKARHVETQSGRDSHGNFTVYSTRDCTVQRRNQKLIEEAPAPFLNDDEKEQLERYSRSLFSAVDYVGLGTCEFMVTEQHKVYFLEVNPRLQVEHTVSEQVSGLDLVREQINIANGEELTQAPESHGHAFELRITSEDPDKNLTPSGGTLTRLDWPSGPGIRIDSGVKVGDVVSPKFDSMMGKLVVTAQDRPTAVARVRRALKEFNLEGVPTPKSLFETIFNDPEFTAEDHPFSVYTKWLERKYLNRKPDTAGSGQPASLSGGEEKPKKQETDSFVIEVDNKRVKLTVPRDIVDNLTGSARARGTRRPTQPLRGSSTGAVEERAKVNDGKSGVIDSPMQAIVTRVNVAEGQSVNKGDLLAVLESMKMENYVYAPVNGTVQKIFVGPSDSVDAGTTLMKIDVDGAANREKSGANDAAADGNDSDVDSDKGKSAGKPAGDTTTNTDTTDDSAAPTTSADDTKEGER from the coding sequence ATGGTCAAAAATGTCAATAAACTGCTGGTGGCGAACCGCGGCGAAATCGCGCTTCGCGTTATCCGCACGGCCCACGAGATGGGGATTCCGACCGTGGCGATTTACGCCGAGCAGGACAGAGATGCACAATATGTGGAGATGGCCGACGAAGCCTATCTGCTGCATGGGGATTCCTACCGGGCCTATATGGACGAGGACCTGATCATCGACGTGCTACACCGCAGCGGCGCCGACGCCGTCCACCCTGGCTATGGCTATCTTTCCGAAATCGCCTCGTTCGCCGACAAGGTCATCAAGGCCGGCGCCACCTGGATCGGCCCGAGCCCGACGGCTTTGACCGACCTCGGCGACAAGATCACCGCACGCCGCGTGGCCAAGCGCGCGCACGTCCCGCCGGTGCCGGGGCTTTCCGAGCCCGTCAGCAACATGCGTGAGCTCCTGACCTTCGCCCAGATCAACGGCTATCCCGTGATGATGAAGCGCACCGACGGCGGTGGCGGCAAGGGCATCACGCTCGTGCATAACGACGACGAGCTGCGCAGCTTCTATATGAATCACGACGCGCTCGAAGGCGGCGACCTCAACGAATACTTCGTTGAGCTGTTCATTGACAAGGCCCGTCACGTCGAGACGCAGTCCGGCCGCGATTCGCACGGCAACTTCACCGTCTACTCCACGCGCGATTGCACCGTGCAGCGCCGCAACCAGAAGCTCATCGAGGAGGCCCCGGCCCCGTTCCTCAACGACGACGAGAAGGAACAGCTCGAGCGCTACTCCCGCAGCCTGTTCAGCGCTGTCGATTACGTCGGCCTGGGGACCTGCGAATTTATGGTCACCGAGCAGCACAAGGTCTACTTCCTCGAGGTCAACCCGCGTCTGCAGGTGGAGCACACGGTTTCCGAGCAGGTCTCCGGCCTCGATTTGGTACGCGAGCAGATCAACATTGCCAACGGCGAGGAGCTCACCCAAGCCCCCGAAAGCCACGGCCACGCCTTCGAGCTTCGTATTACAAGCGAGGACCCCGACAAGAACCTCACCCCGAGCGGCGGCACGCTGACGCGCCTGGATTGGCCCAGCGGCCCCGGCATCCGCATCGATTCCGGCGTGAAGGTCGGCGACGTGGTCTCCCCGAAATTCGATTCGATGATGGGCAAGCTCGTCGTCACCGCTCAGGACCGGCCTACCGCCGTCGCCCGCGTGCGCCGTGCGCTGAAGGAATTCAACCTTGAGGGTGTGCCCACGCCGAAGTCGCTTTTCGAAACGATCTTCAACGATCCGGAATTCACCGCTGAGGACCATCCATTCTCCGTCTATACCAAGTGGCTCGAGCGCAAGTACCTGAACCGCAAGCCCGACACCGCCGGCAGCGGCCAGCCCGCCTCGCTTTCGGGTGGCGAGGAGAAACCCAAGAAGCAGGAGACCGATTCCTTCGTCATCGAGGTCGACAACAAGCGCGTCAAGCTCACCGTTCCGCGCGACATCGTCGACAACCTCACCGGTTCGGCACGTGCCCGCGGAACCCGGCGCCCAACCCAGCCGTTGCGTGGTTCCTCGACGGGCGCTGTCGAAGAGCGCGCGAAGGTCAACGACGGCAAGTCCGGCGTCATCGACTCGCCGATGCAGGCCATCGTCACCCGCGTCAACGTCGCCGAGGGGCAGAGCGTCAACAAGGGCGACCTGCTGGCCGTGCTCGAGAGCATGAAGATGGAGAACTACGTCTACGCGCCCGTCAACGGCACCGTGCAGAAGATCTTCGTCGGCCCGTCCGATTCCGTGGATGCCGGCACCACATTGATGAAGATCGATGTGGATGGCGCCGCCAACCGTGAGAAGTCCGGTGCCAATGATGCGGCTGCGGATGGTAATGATAGCGACGTGGATAGTGATAAGGGCAAATCCGCCGGTAAGCCTGCTGGCGATACCACTACCAATACCGACACCACTGACGATTCCGCCGCACCCACAACGTCAGCTGACGACACGAAGGAAGGCGAGCGCTGA